A region from the Malus domestica chromosome 07, GDT2T_hap1 genome encodes:
- the LOC103432906 gene encoding reticulon-like protein B16 isoform X1 yields the protein MENSQELCSTEGDGDGRKAVPSTSYTAASCGAAYRLFGRQESVHNCLGGGRAADILLWKRGRVSFGTIIVATVSWLVFERSGLSFLSICADVLLILVVLLFLCANYADFRNKQLQTLPELVVSEEMVHNVAASFRVKINNVLLMAHDITLGKDFRLFFKVVVCLWLLSVIGSFFSFFTLAYIGSILSITLPALYSKYEETVDRCCGKIHRQFSKHYKIVDDGVFNKLPRNVPKDKDS from the exons ATGGAGAATTCACAAGAATTATGCAGCACAGAGGGAGATGGGGATGGACGGAAGGCGGTGCCTTCCACTTCTTACACCGCCGCATCCTGCGGCGCTGCGTATCGGTTGTTTGGCCGTCAAGAGTCAGTGCACAATTGCTTGGGCGGCGGTCGAG ctGCTGATATTTTGTTGTGGAAGCGGGGGCGTGTTTCCTTTGGCACTATCATTGTTGCTACAGTTTCCTGGCTTGTGTTCGAGCGGTCTGGACTATCATTCTTATCAATTTGTGCAGATGTCTTGCTGATTTTGGTTGTACTCTTATTCCTTTGTGCCAACTATGCTGATTTCAGAAATAA ACAACTGCAAACATTACCGGAGCTAGTTGTATCAGAGGAAATGGTTCATAATGTTGCAGCGTCGTTCCGTGTTAAAATCAACAATGTGCTGCTTATGGCTCATGACATCACTCTTGGCAAAGACTTTAGACTATTCTTCAAG GTGGTGGTTTGTTTGTGGCTCTTGTCCGTCATTGGCAGCTTTTTCTCCTTCTTTACGCTTGCCTATATCG GTTCAATCTTGTCGATAACACTTCCAGCCTTATACAGCAAATATGAAGAGACCGTGGATAGGTGTTGCGGAAAGATCCACCGGCAGTTTTCAAAGCATTATAAAATAGTGGATGATGGTGTTTTCAACAAACTTCCCAGAAATGTACCCAAGGACAAAGATTCGTAA
- the LOC103432897 gene encoding uncharacterized protein isoform X1 — translation MSRSRLDTILSTFVVVHPHEISALLHSSSCFFFILCAYFVVLPLRDEGAISLGLSNLPSLFVGSLVLTSIAAPVATLIFSLPNVSKGKALVLMLRFFSVSLVAFFFLWRASSAGSQAEVKGLVSIDTASVNDEKVVVNQAGTAYSVAWENLGRLYVSVRIALFLWIALLNLITISSTWARIIDVMDFESGSRLFGFIGAGATLGQLFGSLFATGMARLGPFLLLFSALLMEFAAQSSKGITLDLSHFPEELSPIRESDPDRKNESDGQTMHNKGNSPKSPTPVVKPQMWTILDGFWLILSSSYLLYVSLFLWLSAVISSFFYFQKVSVIAMTVTTSLGRRKLLAQINSFIAVFILAGQLTITGRFLTIVGVTTAICAAPFVAFLNLVAIAVWPTWVAIAVFETLRKFVTYVLTRPGRELLFTVVSQDEKYKAKVCIDVFVQRLGDATAAGMYKLLFSTLNGRAPTVSLYGLPVCLLWIVIAFHLGRRQAELAKLRTHSTS, via the exons ATGAGCAGGTCCCGATTGGATACAATCCTCTCCACATTCGTCGTGGTGCACCCTCACGAGATCTCAGCTCTCCTCCACTCCTCATCCTGCTTCTTCTTC ATTTTGTGCGCTTACTTTGTAGTGCTCCCGCTGCGCGATGAGGGTGCAATTTCCTTAGGCCTGTCGAACCTGCCGAGCCTGTTTGTGGGGTCATTGGTCCTCACATCGATTGCCGCACCAGTTGCAACTCTCATCTTCTCTTTGCCCAACGTTTCGAAAGGCAAG GCTTTGGTTTTGATGCTCAGGTTTTTTAGTGTATCACTTGTTGCATTCTTCTTTCTATGGCGTGCTTCGTCAGCTGGATCACAAGCTGAGGTGAAG GGCTTGGTCAGTATAGACACCGCGTCAGTAAATGACGAAAAGGTTGTTGTTAATCAAGCTGGTACAGCATATTCTGTAGCATGGGAGAACCTTGGCCGGTTGTATGTCTCGGTCAGAATTGCATTGTTCCTCTGG ATTGCCCTACTTAATCTAATTACAATTTCCTCGACTTGGGCTAGAATAATCGATGTCATGGACTTTGAG TCAGGTTCAAGATTATTTGGTTTTATTGGTGCCGGTGCCACACTAGGCCAGCTTTTTGGGTCATTGTTTGCGACGGGAATGGCTAGGTTGGGGCCAT TTCTACTGCTATTTTCTGCTTTATTAATGGAGTTCGCTGCCCAGTCATCAAAAGGGATAACCCTGGATTTATCTCATTTCCCTGAGGAATTATCTCCCATCAG AGAATCTGACCCCGATCGGAAGAATGAGTCTGATGGGCAAAccatgcacaacaagggaaatTCTCCCAAGTCCCCTACTCCGGTGGTGAAGCCTCAGATGTGGACCATTTTAGATGGATTTTGGCTTATATTGTCATCATCTTACTTGTTGTATGTGTCCTTGTTCCTGTGGTTGAGTGCAGTTATCTCTTCATTCTTCTATTTTCAG AAAGTGAGTGTAATTGCCATGACTGTTACTACCTCTCTTGGAAGAAGAAAATTGCTGGCTCAGATAAACAGCTTTATTGCTGTTTTTATCCTTGCCGGACAACTTACCATAACA GGGCGTTTTCTAACTATAGTGGGGGTTACTACAGCTATATGCGCGGCTCCATTTGTTGCCTTCTTAAATTTGGTTGCTATTGCTGTCTGGCCAACTTGGGTAGCCATCGCAGTGTTTGAGACCTTGCGGAAG TTTGTTACTTATGTTCTGACCAGACCAGGTAGAGAACTCCTGTTTACTGTCGTCTCGCAGGATGAAAAATACAAAGCCAAG GTTTGCATCGATGTGTTTGTTCAACGACTAGGAGATGCTACAGCAGCAGGAATGTACAAGCTACTTTTCAGCACTCTTAACGGAAGAGCGCCAACCGTGTCTCTCTACGGCCTGCCT GTCTGTTTGCTATGGATAGTTATTGCGTTTCATTTAGGTCGCCGTCAAGCTGAACTCGCAAAACTCCGGACACATTCCACTTCCTAA
- the LOC103432968 gene encoding phosphoglucan phosphatase LSF2, chloroplastic-like: MEEYNTAMKKMMRNPYEYHHDLGFTFGINVEENEQIRYYNGLPKAVASLEWAVSKGKGKVCVHCTAGLGRAPAVAVAYIYWFLGMNKSHNAGPFYGRFSVPDFHYTVSLTSKRPCGPSKMAISGATYYLTKKDPWKEPLENLPEYAFEDIADWERNLIRDRVCSLRGT; encoded by the exons ATGGAGGAGTACAACACTGCcatgaagaagatgatgaggaaCCCCTACGAGTACCACCATGATCTGG GTTTTACATTTGGGATAAACGTTGAAGAAAATGAACAAATACGGTACTAT AATGGTCTACCTAAAGCAGTTGCATCGCTCGAATGGGCCGTCTCCAAGGGAAAAGGAAAAGTGTGTGTGCATTGCACTGCTGGTTTGGGAAGGGCTCCGGCTGTTGCAGTTGCTTACATATACTGGTTCCTTGGAATGAAT AAATCGCACAATGCCGGACCATTTTACGGCCGTTTTAGTGTTCCGGACTTCCA CTACACAGTCAGTCTTACTTCCAAGAGACCTTGCGGGCCAAGTAAGATGGCGATAAGCGGAGCTACCTACTATCTGACCAAAAAAGATCCATGGAAAGAGCCCCTTGAGAATCTTCCTGAGTATGCATTTGAGGACATAGCAGATTGGGAAAGGAACTTGATTAGAGACCGCGTGTGTTCTCTCCGCGGAACTTGA
- the LOC103432906 gene encoding reticulon-like protein B16 isoform X2, protein MENSQELCSTEGDGDGRKAVPSTSYTAASCGAAYRLFGRQESVHNCLGGGRDVLLILVVLLFLCANYADFRNKQLQTLPELVVSEEMVHNVAASFRVKINNVLLMAHDITLGKDFRLFFKVVVCLWLLSVIGSFFSFFTLAYIGSILSITLPALYSKYEETVDRCCGKIHRQFSKHYKIVDDGVFNKLPRNVPKDKDS, encoded by the exons ATGGAGAATTCACAAGAATTATGCAGCACAGAGGGAGATGGGGATGGACGGAAGGCGGTGCCTTCCACTTCTTACACCGCCGCATCCTGCGGCGCTGCGTATCGGTTGTTTGGCCGTCAAGAGTCAGTGCACAATTGCTTGGGCGGCGGTCGAG ATGTCTTGCTGATTTTGGTTGTACTCTTATTCCTTTGTGCCAACTATGCTGATTTCAGAAATAA ACAACTGCAAACATTACCGGAGCTAGTTGTATCAGAGGAAATGGTTCATAATGTTGCAGCGTCGTTCCGTGTTAAAATCAACAATGTGCTGCTTATGGCTCATGACATCACTCTTGGCAAAGACTTTAGACTATTCTTCAAG GTGGTGGTTTGTTTGTGGCTCTTGTCCGTCATTGGCAGCTTTTTCTCCTTCTTTACGCTTGCCTATATCG GTTCAATCTTGTCGATAACACTTCCAGCCTTATACAGCAAATATGAAGAGACCGTGGATAGGTGTTGCGGAAAGATCCACCGGCAGTTTTCAAAGCATTATAAAATAGTGGATGATGGTGTTTTCAACAAACTTCCCAGAAATGTACCCAAGGACAAAGATTCGTAA
- the LOC103432897 gene encoding uncharacterized protein isoform X2: MLRFFSVSLVAFFFLWRASSAGSQAEVKGLVSIDTASVNDEKVVVNQAGTAYSVAWENLGRLYVSVRIALFLWIALLNLITISSTWARIIDVMDFESGSRLFGFIGAGATLGQLFGSLFATGMARLGPFLLLFSALLMEFAAQSSKGITLDLSHFPEELSPIRESDPDRKNESDGQTMHNKGNSPKSPTPVVKPQMWTILDGFWLILSSSYLLYVSLFLWLSAVISSFFYFQKVSVIAMTVTTSLGRRKLLAQINSFIAVFILAGQLTITGRFLTIVGVTTAICAAPFVAFLNLVAIAVWPTWVAIAVFETLRKFVTYVLTRPGRELLFTVVSQDEKYKAKVCIDVFVQRLGDATAAGMYKLLFSTLNGRAPTVSLYGLPVCLLWIVIAFHLGRRQAELAKLRTHSTS, encoded by the exons ATGCTCAGGTTTTTTAGTGTATCACTTGTTGCATTCTTCTTTCTATGGCGTGCTTCGTCAGCTGGATCACAAGCTGAGGTGAAG GGCTTGGTCAGTATAGACACCGCGTCAGTAAATGACGAAAAGGTTGTTGTTAATCAAGCTGGTACAGCATATTCTGTAGCATGGGAGAACCTTGGCCGGTTGTATGTCTCGGTCAGAATTGCATTGTTCCTCTGG ATTGCCCTACTTAATCTAATTACAATTTCCTCGACTTGGGCTAGAATAATCGATGTCATGGACTTTGAG TCAGGTTCAAGATTATTTGGTTTTATTGGTGCCGGTGCCACACTAGGCCAGCTTTTTGGGTCATTGTTTGCGACGGGAATGGCTAGGTTGGGGCCAT TTCTACTGCTATTTTCTGCTTTATTAATGGAGTTCGCTGCCCAGTCATCAAAAGGGATAACCCTGGATTTATCTCATTTCCCTGAGGAATTATCTCCCATCAG AGAATCTGACCCCGATCGGAAGAATGAGTCTGATGGGCAAAccatgcacaacaagggaaatTCTCCCAAGTCCCCTACTCCGGTGGTGAAGCCTCAGATGTGGACCATTTTAGATGGATTTTGGCTTATATTGTCATCATCTTACTTGTTGTATGTGTCCTTGTTCCTGTGGTTGAGTGCAGTTATCTCTTCATTCTTCTATTTTCAG AAAGTGAGTGTAATTGCCATGACTGTTACTACCTCTCTTGGAAGAAGAAAATTGCTGGCTCAGATAAACAGCTTTATTGCTGTTTTTATCCTTGCCGGACAACTTACCATAACA GGGCGTTTTCTAACTATAGTGGGGGTTACTACAGCTATATGCGCGGCTCCATTTGTTGCCTTCTTAAATTTGGTTGCTATTGCTGTCTGGCCAACTTGGGTAGCCATCGCAGTGTTTGAGACCTTGCGGAAG TTTGTTACTTATGTTCTGACCAGACCAGGTAGAGAACTCCTGTTTACTGTCGTCTCGCAGGATGAAAAATACAAAGCCAAG GTTTGCATCGATGTGTTTGTTCAACGACTAGGAGATGCTACAGCAGCAGGAATGTACAAGCTACTTTTCAGCACTCTTAACGGAAGAGCGCCAACCGTGTCTCTCTACGGCCTGCCT GTCTGTTTGCTATGGATAGTTATTGCGTTTCATTTAGGTCGCCGTCAAGCTGAACTCGCAAAACTCCGGACACATTCCACTTCCTAA